In a genomic window of Saccharomyces kudriavzevii IFO 1802 strain IFO1802 genome assembly, chromosome: 2:
- the IRA1 gene encoding GTPase-activating protein IRA1 (similar to Saccharomyces cerevisiae IRA1 (YBR140C) and IRA2 (YOL081W); ancestral locus Anc_3.124) encodes MSQSDPKNKSPPMEASLTKHLFYDRLLLILPIESNLKTYADVEGDQIFNSCRSVILNIAITKDLNTIIENTIGLIELIVQDEEITSDNITDDIAHSILVLLRLLSDVFEYYWDQNNDFKKIRNDNYKPGFSSHRPNFHTSRPKDTRINPNLATSLLCLVSRLKFNTRTLKVLKNMSHHLSGNTAVAKSSVLPGSQEFLEKRNYPAYTEKIDLTIDYIQRFIAASNHTEFTKCVKTKVVAPLLISHTSNELGVVNHLDLFGCTYLTDKNLLAYLDILQHLSSYMKRTIFHSLLLYYASKAFLFWIMARPKEYVKVYTNLLLSDDNNSSSSSDNNGSNKSDKATISQLVSVLFDDIYSTFNVSSSLTNVYNDHHHLIHHSSSSSKTTSTNSPSSVSKLSTKQSSTNVSGNVSPPQFVPGNDASPTSQMASLSSPLNSNIIGFPLSPIASTLVDASTATSNTAAPTHSDTNTPTTTNTNTGNNGNDNANLNNIPQHIFSLDDISSFNSSRKSLNLDDSNSSFFWDNSQHSNTSMGNTNPHPSQSNSQPQDVHSSLNYMENIMELYSNYTGSELSSHTAILRFLVVLTLLDSEVYDDMNSNSYRKVSEPIMNTNSKDFNTSSWSSASKNPSIKHLTHGLKKLTLQQGRKRNVKFLTYLIKNLNGGQFVSDISLIDSIRSILFLMAMTSSISQIDPNIGSVIFTKRFFNLLGQNLEVGTNWNSATTNTFISHCIERNPVTHRRLQLEFFASGLQLDPDLFLRHLQLERELNHINLPKISLYTEGFRVFFHLVSTKKLHEEIAERTSSPLKRLFCIIADILLKATPYFDDNVTKIISSILDGHILDQFDAARTLSNDDHASFDVAASIYNEPTNIIHNSSDASLVSSFSQSPLSFNSGSNITHVRTWEIQSILPTLSNKSSASDLSLSNVSTNPVESQQSSNANPLSHRLSGVPTSKRYASPNDSERSRQSPYSSPPQLQQNDLPSPLSILSSGAGFPSSHSMTVTPTILKNIKSPKPNKSKKVTDDKQLRQSSHNRIILTDNDEARKIMMNIFSIFKRMTNWFIRPDANTEFPKTFTDIIKPLFVAILDSNQRLQVTARAFIEIPLSYIATFEDIDNELDPRVLNDHYLLCTYAVTLFASSLFDLKLENAKREMLLDIIVKFQRVRSYLSNLAEKHNLVQAIITTERLTLPLLVGAIGSGIFISLYCSRGNTPRLIKISCCEFLHSLRFYQKHVGPLDQYSIYNIDFIDAMAQDNFTASGSVAFQRRLRNNILTYIKGSDSILLDSMDIIHKKWFYFSCSKSLTQEELVDFRSLAGILASMSGILSDMQELQKNKNAAVTNEDMSSPDLRNPAYEIHNKLKCELTKKMNYFVSKQCQWLNNPNLLTRENSRDILSIELHPLSFNLLFDNLGVKIDGLMSIDLSKPHEDSSFVLLEQIIIIIRTILKRDDDEKIMLLFLTDLLDAVSKLTETVEKISAKSSKYYKGIIQMSKMFRAFEHSEMNLGISNHFHLKNKWLKLVISWFKLSINKDYNFENLSKPLREMDLQKRDEDFLYIDTSIESAKALAYLTRNVPLEIPPSSSKEDWNRSSTVSFGNHFTILLKGLEKSADLSQFPVSLRHKISILNENVIIALTNLSNANVSVSLKFTLPMGYSANKDIRIAFLRVFIDIVSNYPINLEKHEMDKTLAMDDMLMYIIKNPILAFFGSLACSPADVDLYAGGFLNAFDTRNASHILVTELLKQEIKRAARSDDILRSNSCATRALSLYTRSRGNNYLIKALRPVLQEIVDNKESFEIDKMKPGVETSEKMLDLFEKYMTKLIDSITNSIGDFPLELVDICKTIYNSVSVNFPEYAYIAVGSFVFLRFIGPALVSPDSENIIIVTHAHDRKPFITLARVIQSLANGTENVFKRDILASKEEFLNACSEKIFNFLSELCKMPTENFVVNVREDPTPIDFDYSFLHKFLYLNDFSIRKEIIKESNLPGEFNFLKDTVMLTDKILGVLGQPQMEIKNEIPPFVVENREKYPSLYEFMSRYAFKKVDLKEEEENAPFVHESMTLDGIQIIIVTFTDCEYNNYIMDSLVYKVLQIYARMWCSKHYVILDCTTFYGGKANFQKLTTLFFGLIPEQASKNCMGCYYFNVNKSFMEQWAASYTVENPYLVTEIPHCFINSNSDQSLIKSLGLSSRSLEVLKDVRVTLHDITLYDKEKKKFCPVSLKIGNKYFQVLHEIPQLYKAVVTERTFSIKFNNVYEISDLISVDVSNTTGVSSEFTLSLDNEEKLVFCGPKYLEIVKMFYYTQLKMEEEFGTDFSNDVSFSTSSSAVSASDCNVKEVGEIISHLSLVILVGLFNEDDLVKNISYNLLVATQEAFDLDFGTRLHKSPETYVPDDTTTFLALIFKAFSESSAELTPYIWKYMLDGLENDVIPQEHIPTVVCSLSYWVPNLYEHVYLAHDEEGPEAISRIIYSLIRLTVKEPNFTTAYLQQIWFLLALDGRLTNIIVEEIVSHALDRDSENRDWIKAVSILTSFPTAEIACQVIEKLINMIKSFLPSLMVEASAHSWSELTILSKISVSIFFESPLLSQMYLPEILFVVSLLIDVGPSEIRVSLYELLMNVCHSLTNNESLPERNRKNLDIVCATFARQKLNFISGFSQEKGRVLPNFTASSFSSKFSTLDLFTRNIMLLMEYGSILESAQWETKYKKYLMDAIFGHRSFFSARAMMILGIMSKSHTSLFLCKELLVETMKVFAEPVVDDEQMFIIIAHIFTYSKIVEGLDPSSDLMKELFWLATICVESPHPLLFEGGLLFMVNCLKQLYTVHLQLDFDGKSLARKLMESRKFAATLLTKLESYNGCIWNEDNFPHIILGFIANGLSIPVVKGAALDCLQALFKNTYYERKSNPKSSDYLCYLFLLHLVLSPEQLSTLLLEIGFEDELLPLNNTIKVPLTLINWLSSDSEKSNIVLYQGALLFSCIMSDEPCKFRFALLMRYLLKVNPICIFRFYTLTRKELRRLSTLEQSSEAVALSFEIIGMLVTHSEFNYLETFNGEMIDLLKKRGLSVVKPLDIFDQDHLEKLEGEGEHQIAIYERKRLATMILARMSSS; translated from the coding sequence ATGAGTCAAAGTGATCCGAAGAATAAAAGTCCTCCAATGGAAGCTTCCTTAACGAAACATCTTTTTTATGATAGGCTTTTACTGATTCTCCCCATAGAATCTAATTTGAAGACGTATGCTGATGTGGAAGGAGACCAGATATTCAATTCGTGCAGGTCCGTCATTCTAAATATAGCCATCACAAAAGATCTGAACACAATTATCGAGAACACAATCGGCTTGATTGAATTGATTGttcaagatgaagaaattaccTCCGATAACATTACTGATGATATTGCACATTCCATATTGGTTCTTTTGAGATTACTAAGTgatgtttttgaatattactGGGATCAGAACAATgactttaaaaaaattcgaaaTGATAATTATAAACCAGGCTTTTCTAGTCATAGACCAAACTTCCACACATCTAGACCCAAGGATACAAGAATTAATCCGAATTTAGCCACCTCTTTATTATGTCTGGTTTCTAGACTAAAGTTCAATACGAGGACTTTAAAGGTTTTAAAGAACATGTCGCACCATCTTTCTGGCAATACTGCCGTTGCAAAGTCAAGTGTTTTGCCCGGTTCacaagaatttttggaaaagaggAACTATCCAGCATATACCGAGAAAATAGATCTAACAATAGATTATATCCAAAGGTTCATAGCTGCCTCCAATCATACAGAATTTACTAAATGCGTAAAGACCAAAGTAGTTGCGCCTCTGTTGATATCACATACTTCGAATGAATTAGGTGTAGTAAACCATCTGGATCTATTTGGTTGTACATATTTGACCGATAAAAATCTGCTGGCATACCTGGATATTCTACAACATTTATCGAGTTATATGAAGAGAACCATATTTCATTCCTTATTATTATACTATGCCTCGAAagcatttttgttttggatAATGGCAAGGCCAAAGGAATACGTCAAAGTTTATACCAACTTATTACTATCagatgataataattcatcatcttcatcggaTAATAACGGCTCGAATAAATCTGATAAGGCGACCATATCCCAATTGGTCTCAGTTTTATTTGACGACATCTATTCTACTTTTAACGtatcgtcatcattaaCCAATGTCTACAATGATCACCATCATCTTATTCACCActcctcctcttcatcaaagaCGACAAGTACCAATAGTCCAAGCTCTGTATCAAAATTGTCCACAAAGCAATCAAGTACAAATGTTTCAGGTAATGTTTCTCCACCCCAGTTTGTCCCTGGGAATGATGCATCTCCTACTTCCCAAATGGCGTCATTGAGTTCgcctttgaattcaaatattATAGGGTTCCCATTGTCTCCTATAGCCTCAACACTAGTGGATGCGAGCACAGCTACATCGAACACAGCAGCACCAACACATTCAGATACTAATACACCCACTACTACGAATACGAATACCGGTAATAATGGTAACGACAACGCTAATCTTAATAATATTCCACAACACATTTTTTCCCTAGATGATATTTCATCGTTCAATTCAAGTAGGAAGTCCCTCAATTTGGATGATAGTAActcctcttttttctggGACAACTCGCAACATTCCAACACATCGATGGGAAATACGAATCCTCATCCAAGTCAGAGCAATTCCCAGCCTCAAGACGTGCATTCTTCTTTAAACTATATGGAAAACATCATGGAGCTCTATTCCAATTATACAGGATCAGAATTGTCTTCTCACACTGCGATATTAAGATTTTTGGTTGTCTTGACTCTATTAGACAGTGAGGTCTATGACGATATGAACTCAAACTCATACAGAAAAGTTTCAGAACCAATAATGAATACTAATTCTAAGGACTTTAATACTTCAAGTTGGAGCTCAGCATCGAAGAATCCAAGTATTAAGCATCTTACACATGGCCTAAAGAAGCTTACTTTGCAACAAGGTAGAAAGCGTAATGTAAAATTTCTGACTTAtttaatcaaaaatttgaatggtGGACAATTCGTTTCGGATATTTCCCTAATTGATTCTATTAGATcaattttattcttaatgGCAATGACCTCTTCTATATCTCAGATCGATCCGAATATTGGCTCTGTCATTTTCACAAagagatttttcaacttgttgGGCCAGAATCTAGAGGTTGGCACCAATTGGAATTCTGCCACTACGAACACTTTTATCTCACATTgtattgaaagaaatccTGTTACTCATAGACGTTTACAATTGGAATTTTTTGCAAGTGGTTTGCAGTTAGATCctgatctttttttaagaCATTTACAATTGGAAAGGGAGCTAAACCACATAAACCTACCTAAAATATCATTATATACTGAAGGGTTTAGGGTATTTTTCCACTTGGTAAGCACTAAAAAACTGCACGAAGAAATCGCAGAAAGGACATCTTCTCCGTTAAAAAGATTGTTCTGCATCATTGCTGATATTTTGTTGAAGGCAACTCCCTATTTTGATGACAACGTAACTAAgattatttcttctatcTTGGATGGACATATTTTAGATCAATTTGATGCTGCTAGGACACTTTCTAATGATGACCATGCCAGTTTCGATGTCGCTGCCAGCATTTACAATGAGCCAACCAACATTATTCATAACTCTTCGGATGCTTCATTAGTCTCCTCGTTTTCTCAATCACCTTTATCATTCAATTCTGGAAGTAACATCACCCATGTGCGCACTTGGGAAATTCAATCAATCTTGCcaactttatcaaataaATCTAGCGCTTCTGATTTGAGCTTGTCCAATGTTTCAACAAATCCTGTCGAATCGCAGCAAAGTAGCAATGCAAATCCGTTATCCCACAGATTATCCGGGGTTCCTACGAGCAAGAGGTACGCTTCGCCGAACGATTCCGAAAGATCACGACAAAGTCCCTATTCTTCCCCCCCGCAATTACAACAAAATGACTTACCCTCACCTCTATCGATCCTTTCGTCTGGTGCTGGATTTCCATCGAGTCATTCTATGACGGTAACTCCcacaattttgaagaatattaaaTCTCCAAAGCCAAACAAGTCAAAGAAAGTTACAGATGATAAACAACTGAGACAGTCTTCTCATAATAGGATAATACTAactgataatgatgaagcaAGGAAAATCATGATGAATATTTTTAGCATCTTCAAAAGGATGACAAACTGGTTTATACGTCCAGATGCTAATACTgaatttccaaaaacttTCACGGATATTATAAAACCACTTTTTGTGGCTATACTGGATTCTAATCAAAGATTACAAGTGACAGCACGTGCATTTATTGAAATCCCGTTAAGTTACATAGCAACCTTTGAAGATATCGATAATGAACTTGACCCAAGAGTGCTGAATGACCACTATTTGTTATGTACATATGCTGTAACTCTGTTCGCATCTTCGTTGTTTGATCTTAAGCTAGAAAATGCTAAGAGAGAAATGTTACTGGATATTATTGTTAAATTCCAACGGGTTCGTTCTTATTTATCGAATTTGGCGGAGAAACATAATTTAGTCCAGGCCATTATCACAACGGAAAGATTGACGTTACCATTATTAGTAGGCGCCATTGGAAGCGGGATTTTCATCTCATTATACTGTAGTCGTGGAAATACACCACGCCtgataaaaatatcatgCTGTGAATTTTTACATTCCTTGAGGTTTTACCAGAAACACGTAGGACCGTTAGATCAATATTCCATTTACAACattgattttattgatgCCATGGCCCAAGACAACTTTACTGCCTCAGGATCAGTTGCCTTTCAACGTCGTCTGAGAAATAACATTCTGACTTATATCAAAGGATCCGATTCAATACTGCTTGATTCAATGGACATAATTCACAAGAAGTGGTTTTACTTCAGCTGTTCGAAATCACTTACACAAGAGGAACTAGTGGATTTTAGAAGCTTGGCAGGCATTTTGGCTTCAATGTCAGGCATTCTTTCTGATATGCAGGAGCtgcagaaaaataaaaatgccGCGGTCACTAACGAAGATATGTCATCACCGGATTTACGGAATCCCGCGTACGAAATTCATAATAAACTTAAATGTGAACtaacaaaaaagatgaacTACTTTGTTTCAAAACAGTGCCAGTGGCTGAATAATCCCAATTTATTGACTAGAGAAAACTCAAGAGATATTTTGAGCATTGAATTGCACCCATTATCTTTCAACTTGTTATTTGATAATTTAGGAGTGAAGATAGATGGACTGATGTCCATTGATCTTTCAAAGCCGCACGAGGATTCATCTTTCGTTTTGCTGGAACAGATCATAATCATAATAAGGACCATATTAAAGAGggacgatgatgaaaaaataatgttatTGTTTCTCACTGACTTACTTGACGCTGTTAGTAAACTAACTGAAACAgtcgaaaaaatttctgcaaaatcatcaaaatattataagggaattattcaaatgTCCAAAATGTTCAGAGCATTTGAACACTCTGAAATGAACCTTGGTATTTCAAACCATTTtcatctgaaaaataagtGGTTAAAATTAGTTATCAGCTGGTTTAAACTGTCCATCAATAAAGACTACAATTTTGAGAACCTGTCAAAACCATTGAGAGAGATGGATTTGCAGAAAAGAGAcgaagattttctttatattgATACTTCAATTGAGTCTGCAAAGGCATTGGCTTATCTGACGCGCAACGTTCCGCTGGAGATACCGCCTTCAAGTTCAAAGGAAGATTGGAACAGGTCCTCTACAGTATCATTTGGTAATCACTTTACTATACTGTTAAAGGgtttggaaaaaagtgcGGACCTGAGCCAGTTTCCGGTTTCATTGAGACATAAAATTAGTATACTCAATGAGAATGTAATTATTGCATTAACAAATTTGTCTAATGCCAATGTCAGTGTTTCTCTAAAATTTACATTACCAATGGGTTACTCTGCAAATAAGGATATCAGAATTGCCTTTTTAAGAGTTTTCATAGATATCGTGTCAAACTATCCAATCAATCTTGAAAAGCATGAAATGGACAAAACGTTGGCGATGGACGATATGCTGATGTATATAATTAAGAATCCGATACTTGCATTCTTTGGCAGCCTGGCTTGTTCACCTGCCGATGTTGATTTATATGCTGGTGGGTTTTTAAACGCTTTCGATACACGAAACGCGTCTCATATCCTTGTTACCGAGCTGCTCaaacaagaaatcaaaCGGGCCGCACGCTCTGACGATATCCTGAGAAGTAATAGTTGTGCAACTAGGGCTTTGTCGCTTTATACAAGGTCCAGAGGTAATAACTATTTGATAAAAGCATTGAGACCTGTTTTGCAAGAGATAGTCGACAATAAGGAGTCTTTTGAAATCGATAAAATGAAGCCAGGAGTTGAAACCTCTGAAAAGATGTTGGACTTATTCGAAAAATACATGACAAAACTGATTGATTCAATTACGAACTCCATTGGTGATTTTCCATTAGAACTAGTTGACATCTGTAAAACGATCTATAACTCTGTCAGTGTCAATTTTCCTGAATATGCATACATTGCAGTAGGTTCATTCGTATTTTTGAGATTTATCGGGCCTGCCTTGGTAAGTCCTGATTCAGAAAATATAATTATTGTCACGCATGCTCATGATAGAAAGCCTTTTATTACTCTGGCAAGAGTTATCCAAAGTTTAGCCAATGGCACGGAGAATGTTTTCAAGAGAGATATCTTAGCTTCAAAAGAGGAATTTTTAAATGCCTGCAGTGAAAAgatattcaatttcttgtcaGAATTATGCAAAATGCCTACTGAAAACTTTGTCGTTAATGTAAGGGAAGACCCCACTCCGATAGATTTtgattattcttttttgcacaaatttctttatcttaATGATTTTAGCATACGGAAGgaaatcatcaaagaatCCAATTTACCAGGGGAATTTAATTTTCTAAAGGATACTGTTATGCTCACCGATAAAATTCTTGGAGTATTGGGTCAACCTCAGatggaaatcaaaaatgaaatcccTCCTTTTGTCGTCGAGAATCGAGAAAAGTACCCTTCGTTATATGAATTCATGAGTCGTTATGCGTTCAAGAAGGTGGatttaaaagaagaagaagaaaatgcacCATTTGTGCATGAGTCAATGACGTTAGATGGTATACAGATCATAATTGTGACATTTACCGATTGCGAATACAACAATTACATCATGGACTCATTAGTCTATAAAGTATTGCAAATATACGCGAGAATGTGGTGTTCAAAGCATTATGTGATTCTTGATTGCACTACATTTTATGGTGGGAAagcaaattttcaaaagctaACCACGctattttttggtttgatACCTGAGCAAGCATCAAAGAATTGTATGGGGTGCTATTATTTCAATGTCAACAAATCATTCATGGAGCAATGGGCTGCATCATACACTGTAGAGAACCCATATCTCGTAACTGAGATACCTCATTGTTTCATTAACAGCAATAGTGATCAAAGTCTAATAAAATCGCTGGGTTTAAGTAGTAGAAGTTTAGAGGTTTTGAAAGATGTGCGAGTTACTTTGCATGACATTACTCTttatgataaagaaaaaaagaagttttgTCCCGTTTCATTAAAGATAGGAAACAAGTACTTTCAAGTCCTACATGAAATTCCGCAGCTGTACAAAGCCGTTGTAACAGAGAGAACATTCAGCATTAAATTTAACAATGTTTACGAGATATCAGATTTGATTTCAGTTGATGTCTCTAACACCACTGGTGTGTCTTCAGAATTTACTCTAAGCCTTgacaatgaagaaaaattggtttTCTGCGGCCCTAAGTACCTAGAAATTGTCAAGATGTTTTATTATACCCAATTAAAGatggaagaagaatttgGCACCGATTTTTCGAACGACGTTTCATTTTCGACATCCTCTTCTGCAGTGAGTGCGTCTGATTGCAATGTAAAAGAAGTAGGTGAGATTATATCGCATTTATCGCTGGTAATCCTTGTTGGTCTATTCAATGAGGACGATCTCGtcaaaaatatatcatACAATCTCCTTGTAGCAACCCAAGAAGCGTTCGACTTGGATTTTGGAACAAGACTTCACAAATCCCCAGAGACGTATGTACCCGATGATACTACTACATTTTTGGCTCTAATATTCAAGGCTTTCTCGGAATCGTCAGCAGAGCTAACTCCATATATATGGAAGTATATGCTGGATGGtcttgaaaatgatgtTATTCCTCAAGAGCATATTCCTACGGTTGTCTGTTCATTGTCTTACTGGGTGCCAAACTTATATGAGCATGTATATTTGGCGCACGACGAAGAAGGTCCGGAGGCGATCTCCCGTATTATTTACAGTTTAATCAGACTGACAGTGAAAGAGCCAAATTTCACGACGGCTTACCTCCAACAAATATGGTTCTTACTGGCCTTGGATGGTCGTCTCACAAATATAATAGTTGAGGAAATAGTAAGTCATGCGTTGGATAGAGATTCCGAAAATAGGGATTGGATAAAGGCAGTCTCGATACTAACCAGCTTCCCAACAGCAGAAATTGCTTGCCAAGTAATAGAAAAACTAATTAATATGATCAAATCATTTCTACCCTCTCTTATGGTTGAGGCATCCGCTCATAGTTGGTCTGAGCTTACTATTTTATCGAAAATTAGCGTATCAATCTTTTTTGAGTCGCCCCTACTTTCTCAGATGTATTTACCAGAAATTCTCTTTGTCGTATCTTTATTAATCGATGTTGGTCCTTCCGAAATAAGAGTTTCTTTGTATGAGTTGTTGATGAATGTTTGTCATTCTTTGACCAACAATGAATCTTTGCCTGAGAGGAATAGAAAGAATTTAGATATAGTCTGTGCAACTTTTGCTCGTCAAAAGTTGAACTTTATTTCCGGTTTcagccaagaaaaagggaGAGTTTTGCCAAATTTCACAGCTTCCTCCTTTTCGAGTAAGTTTAGCACATTAGATCTTTTCACGAGGAACATTATGCTTTTAATGGAATATGGTTCCATCTTAGAAAGCGCTCAATGGGAAACTAAATATAAGAAGTATCTAATGGATGCGATTTTCGGCCATAGGTCATTCTTCTCTGCGAGGGCTATGATGATTTTAGGTATTATGAGTAAGTCTCATACGTCCCTTTTTCTCTGTAAAGAACTCCTGGTTGAAACTATGAAAGTTTTTGCCGAGCCAGTTGTGGACGATGAGCAGATGTTCATAATTATAGCCCATATTTTCACCTATAGCAAGATTGTTGAAGGGTTGGATCCCTCTTCCGATCTAATGAAAGAGCTATTCTGGCTGGCTACAATATGTGTGGAATCCCCTCATCCATTACTTTTTGAAGGAGGTCTACTATTCATGGTGAACTGTTTGAAGCAACTGTACACAGTCCATTTGCAACTTGATTTCGACGGCAAATCACTAGCAAGAAAATTAATGGAGTCCAGAAAATTTGCTGCTACCCTTCTAACAAAATTAGAGTCATACAATGGATGTATATGGAACGAAGATAATTTTCCGCACATTATTTTAGGATTCATTGCGAATGGTTTATCTATCCCTGTTGTGAAGGGGGCTGCATTAGATTGCCTACAGGCCCTTTTTAAAAACACCTActatgaaagaaaatcaaaccCAAAATCCTCAGATTATCTTTGttacctttttttgctgCATTTAGTATTGAGTCCTGAACAACTTTCTACCTTATTACTTGAAATTGGCTTCGAGGACGAACTGCTACCTTTAAACAATACGATTAAAGTACCACTAACTTTGATCAACTGGCTAAGTTCAGACTCAGAGAAATCAAACATAGTCCTATATCAAGGAGCTTTGCTGTTTAGTTGCATCATGTCAGATGAGCCGTGTAAGTTTCGTTTTGCCCTGCTCATGAGATACTTGCTTAAAGTCAATCCTATTTGTATCTTCAGATTCTATACTTTGACAAGAAAGGAACTCAGGAGGTTATCAACGCTAGAACAATCATCTGAAGCGGTTGCTCTCTCTTTCGAAATAATTGGCATGCTTGTTACTCATAGCGAATTCAATTATTTGGAAACATTTAACGGTGAGATGATTGACCTcctgaagaaaagaggCTTATCAGTCGTGAAACCGCTGGACATTTTTGATCAAGATCATTTGGAGAAGCTAGAGGGAGAAGGTGAGCATCAAATAGCAATTTACGAAAGAAAGAGACTAGCAACGATGATTCTGGCAAGAATGTCCTCCTCCtaa
- the BMT2 gene encoding 25S rRNA (adenine2142-N1)-methyltransferase (similar to Saccharomyces cerevisiae YBR141C; ancestral locus Anc_3.123): MHSRKSKSITGKRNQVGNDVAKVIKPQKTRRIIRRFHHLINKRESICLFLCLTEKLDEANEKKNDAIVRASTKGNTEQSKSYEDGKSQVFNEAMETQLLRLHSLIKKEAKLKDSSKITVMYALLGYVMSQIDKLGGLETYQIASQNGQLNGRGGDTSKLLEKWIKPLLADHPGATALEIGSLSSENHISRCGLFKHVVRIDLEKHEGVTKQDFMERPLPENENDKFDLISCSLVLNFVKNHKDRGLMCHRMIKFLRPQGYVFIVLPQACVTHSRYCNESLLQKLLASLGLTMLHSHQSNKLYYCLYQWQMVLSPKGPPKRIRVSDGPGLNNFGITL; encoded by the coding sequence ATGCACTCTAGAAAGTCCAAGAGCATCACGGGCAAGAGAAATCAAGTGGGAAATGATGTGGCGAAAGTTATCAAACCGCAGAagacaagaagaataatACGAAGATTTCACCATTTGATCAACAAACGTGAATCCATATGCCTGTTTTTATGTCTCACGGAAAAATTGGATGAGGCAaatgagaagaaaaatgatgcCATCGTTAGGGCAAGCACGAAAGGTAATACAGAACAGAGCAAGTCTTATGAAGACGGTAAATCACAGGTTTTTAATGAAGCCATGGAAACACAACTGTTAAGGCTGCATTCGTTGATAAAAAAGGAAGCGAAACTAAAAGATTCTAGTAAAATCACCGTGATGTACGCATTGCTTGGCTATGTAATGAGtcaaattgataaattggGCGGATTGGAAACCTATCAAATTGCAAGTCAAAATGGCCAATTGAATGGGCGCGGGGGAGACACATCTAAGTTACTCGAGAAATGGATCAAGCCTCTGTTGGCGGATCATCCTGGAGCCACGGCATTAGAGATTGGCTCATTAAGTTCTGAGAATCACATATCCCGCTGTGGGCTTTTTAAACATGTGGTTCGTATAGATTTAGAAAAACATGAAGGCGTTACCAAGCAAGATTTTATGGAAAGACCGCTGCcagaaaacgaaaatgacAAGTTCGATCTGATATCATGCTCTTTGGTGCTCAATTTTGTTAAGAATCACAAGGACCGTGGTTTGATGTGCCATCGTATGATCAAATTTCTCAGGCCGCAGGGTTACGTCTTTATTGTTCTGCCACAGGCCTGCGTCACACATTCAAGATACTGCAATGAATCGCTGCTACAAAAGCTTCTCGCATCCCTTGGGCTCACAATGCTTCACAGTCATCAGAGCAACAAGCTGTACTATTGCTTGTACCAGTGGCAGATGGTTTTGTCACCAAAAGGCCCTCCCAAGAGAATCAGAGTCAGCGATGGCCCTGGACTGAACAATTTTGGCATTACCCTCTGA